From a single Alkalihalophilus pseudofirmus genomic region:
- a CDS encoding PLP-dependent aminotransferase family protein has product MNIESFLSKHSKPALQNDPPGSWMPQLPEKCIRLSSGYPDPSLVPVEQLKKAVNRLLEEEGDLPLHYLGSPRMDQLKAQITHRLKERGMDVEEEELLITSGACQAIDLIARVFIDEDSVVAVESPTYMEALEIFQNYTNHFISIPIDEHGLQTEKLEEILAERTKKGLPLPRLLYTIPTFHNPTGTTMTAARRKHVMKLAEEYNFLVLEDDAYGDLYFEKSEATLKSLDQSNRVLHVGSLSKVVAPGMRIGWVAAAQECTEALNWFKKDLDHPFAEASMAAYLEQINLNERLDTLRTAYQQKRDVVISALEEHLPDSVSWFVPKGGYFIWVRADGVDTDHLLEQALDAGVAYVPGKYFFLPADEKAAYLRLSFSYASEDELVEGVKLLANVLNKS; this is encoded by the coding sequence GTGAACATTGAATCTTTTTTATCAAAGCATAGTAAACCAGCTCTTCAAAATGATCCTCCGGGAAGCTGGATGCCTCAGCTGCCAGAGAAGTGTATACGTCTTTCTTCAGGGTATCCTGATCCCTCTTTAGTGCCTGTAGAGCAGTTGAAGAAGGCAGTGAACAGACTGCTCGAAGAAGAGGGGGACCTGCCTTTGCACTATCTTGGCAGCCCTAGAATGGACCAATTAAAAGCGCAGATTACTCATCGATTGAAAGAGCGCGGCATGGATGTAGAAGAAGAGGAACTGTTGATTACCTCTGGTGCCTGCCAAGCGATTGATCTGATTGCCCGGGTTTTCATTGATGAGGATAGTGTAGTGGCTGTTGAATCTCCTACTTATATGGAGGCACTTGAAATCTTTCAAAACTACACGAACCATTTTATCAGCATCCCAATTGATGAGCACGGGCTTCAAACAGAGAAATTAGAAGAAATACTAGCAGAACGTACAAAGAAGGGTTTGCCGCTCCCTCGTCTTTTATATACGATACCAACTTTTCATAATCCAACAGGTACGACGATGACTGCAGCACGACGCAAGCATGTGATGAAGCTGGCTGAAGAGTATAATTTTCTAGTTTTAGAAGATGATGCGTACGGAGATTTATATTTTGAGAAGTCAGAAGCCACGCTTAAGTCATTGGATCAATCGAATCGTGTTTTACATGTAGGCTCGTTGTCAAAAGTAGTCGCTCCCGGCATGCGAATCGGCTGGGTTGCAGCGGCACAAGAATGTACGGAAGCTCTTAATTGGTTTAAAAAAGATTTAGATCATCCATTTGCCGAAGCATCAATGGCTGCTTATTTGGAACAGATTAATTTGAACGAACGCCTCGATACATTACGTACTGCCTATCAACAAAAACGTGACGTGGTGATCTCAGCGCTTGAAGAGCATCTGCCTGATTCAGTGTCCTGGTTTGTCCCAAAAGGAGGGTACTTTATTTGGGTGAGGGCTGATGGTGTGGATACGGATCATTTGTTAGAGCAGGCACTTGATGCGGGAGTTGCATATGTCCCTGGAAAGTACTTTTTCTTACCTGCCGATGAGAAAGCAGCATACTTGAGGCTTTCCTTTAGCTATGCATCTGAAGACGAGCTTGTAGAGGGAGTTAAGCTGCTTGCTAACGTACTAAATAAGTCTTAA